GGGGAATGGGATATTCCATGGGTTCTAGGGGGAGACTTTAACACTATTAGATTTCCGGAGGAGAGATTAGGGTGTAGTCTGATTTTGAGGGCCATAGAGGAGTTTTCTGACTTCATCAATGACCACTTTCTCATTGATCTTACTCTGTCAGGGGAAAGGTTTACTTGAGCCAGGGCAGAGGATTCCAACTCAAGGTCTAGACTTGATAGATTTCTGATATCGCCCTCCTGGGATGAGCTGGTGCCGAATGTGCTGCAGATTCCTTCACCTAGGCGGACTTCAGATCATTTGTCTATCTTGCTAGACGGATGCAGAGGGAGGGGGGTGCGTGCTCCCTTCCGATTCGAGAACATGTGGTTGAAAGTGCCAAGATTTGGTGACAAAATGAAAGAACGGTGGACAAGTTACGGGGTACCAGGGACACCTTCATTCCGTCTTTCGAAGAAACTTAAATTGCTCAAGGGAAATATTATTAGGTGGAATAAGGAGGTTTTTGGGAGGGTAGAGGTTAAAATGAGGGAACTTATGCATGAATTGGGGGAATTAAATAGAGGGAAAGGGGCGAGGGAGTTAGATGAATCTGAGAAAGCGAGATTGGGGGAGGTTAAGAGGGAATTAGTCGAGTTAGCAATAGCTCAAGAGACTAGTTGGCGGCAAAAATCGAGGGCGTTCTGGTTAAAGGAGGGGGATTCGAATACCAAGTTTTTCCATAGGGTGGCGGTTGCAAATCGAAGGAGAAACTTCATAGAGTCCTTAGTTGTGGATGAGGTTTTATGAGAACTTATACAAAGAGGAAGTTAGTTGGAGGCCGGCTTTGAGGGGAATAGAGTTCAACCACATAGGGGAGGGTGACAGTGAGTGACTAGAAAGGGCTTTCGAGGAGGAAGAGGTGCACGAGGCTGTGTCAAGTTGTGCTGGTGATAAGGCCCCCGGGCCTGATGGTTTCTCCTTGGCCTTCTTCCAGCTCTGTTGGGATACCATCAAGGGAAAGTTGATGGAAGCCATTGAATACTTCCATGTGAATGGTGTTTTCGAGAGAAGCATCAATACTTATTTTATTACTATTGTGCCTAAGAAAGAAGGTGCATCTTGTATCAGAGACTACAGGCCTATTAGTCTTGTGGGGAGCATTTACAAGATTATTTCTAGGACTAATTACATATATTCACATAACTATTCTAACAGAAATAACTCCGGTAATGAAATTATTGGTTGATTTATCTGACAACATAGATAACTATTCAGGACAGATGGGAATTATCAACAGAAGATTATTCAAATACAGTGCTGGATCCATCAGGATAGCAACCACTCTTTTCCCTTCTTCGCTGAtaagttctttttctttttctgctttGTTCTTCTGTTTATTTGGTTGAGCTAATGAATATCAGTTCAATTTCGATTCAAGCAATAATTATAATGAACTAACATTACATGTAGACACTATCCTCAAGCCCCACACCCATTTACGACTACATCCAGAAGCATTACAAGTTAGTTTTAACTGTAATGAAGTTCTAGTAACTAGAGTGCAAAATGTGGATGGTGACGAACTCCATTTCCTAATAAAAGAAAGGGCCTTTGCAGTTCAGGTAGTTAATTCTTTTTTTGGAAGAGTATTAGCAAGTTGATACTTTTTCAATCTGTTGGCTAATTAAGCTTGTCTAATTTGCAAAGAGAATTCCTCTGGAAAATTGACAGTGTAAGCAACCCATGACCTTAATTTGAATGCTcacactccttcagcattctgcaTTAGATTCTAGCTAGTAGGATAACATATTTTTTGACTACTACCTTCAGATGAGACCTTAGCAAGAAGACACTTCACACAAACATTTAAAACATTAGTCTGGAATGAAAACTTCATCTCGTTTCCGTTTCAAGTAGCAGTTAGTTTGAAATGAAAACATAGACTTTTTTCcataaaaaataatgaaaacacAGACTTGGTTAATCTCAAGTTGAAGTtcactttatcttttgtttcatTGCAAACATCAAATGTCCTTACACAGCATGAGAAGATGGTGCAGTAGATATGTTACAGGCAAACGACACCAATGATTTCATTGGAACCTCCATGTTTTCCAGATAGTGAAAATTAGCATTTCATCATAAAGTGAAAAGCCAACTTAAGAGTAGTCATCACTCCACTTTATCATGCAATGCCCATTATCATATTGGTGGAGATTAGCAGCTAGAGTTTTCAAAACTGTTTTTTCCCGAAAAAAGTACTAGAAAAAAGAATACAAGGGGAAATTACCTCCAATGCATCAATCTTTTCAGAGTCATTCGTCTTAGCTTCAGATTCGAGAAACTCAAAGCCATCAGCAAAATCAACTATTAATGCCTGTATGGCCTTTGTTAACTGCGTTGAGGAGCTTGTCTGCAAAAGAAAAAGATACTTTCATATAAAGGGCACAATGATAGTGAATTTGAACTCTGAAGAGACAACAGATAACGCATGAAACAACTCATCTTGTTTTTCCCTTCTTTCTTCGGAACTTTCATTCAGTGAATAGATATTGCAAGTTCTCTCTAACAAATACCTTTGTCATATAAATAGGAATGCCGTGAGATTTTGCAGCTGCTTGAATCCGAGAGTTTTTCTTAAGCTTGGACTGCAGAGCAAGTAACACATCCGCTTCGCTGATATTATCAGTAAACTCAATGGCGTCATCGATGTTTAACTGTTTTATCCCTTGTATCACACTTGCCTCTGAGATCTACAATACCTGCTCAAGTATGAGTTCCACGAGAAGTTTTCATATAGAAGCTGAAGGAAGCTTTTTCACAGTTTTTCCTCTCTTCTGTTATTTTTCCCCCCATAAGAATCTCTTATTCCATGCCTTACTTTCCCTCATAGAACTTAAGAATCTTACAgcataaaaaaaaaagagctttCTAATGAGACTTGTGCCACTATCTTTGCCCCGCATGCTGATCAGACTAACTCAAATACTTCAATAAATgacataattttttttctttaatacgTGTAAATGATATAAAATTTGAAAGAGGAAGCTCTACAATTTTAAAACTAATCTTTTACAATTACTTTAATGAGTGACATCTTAAGGAGCTTTGCAAAGAAGAATCTCCCCTCTTTTCCACCTATACAAGGAGTGACGAGACTCTGCCAGCAACTATTTGTTAAGAAGTGATGAACACGAAGTTCTTTTTGCCAggaattttttaataaaaatatttgatgGGCTTGAATCTGGATAGTCAGCCAAAAGACAAAATCATTCCTGCTCGATGCATCTACTCTTCATTTTTGGGGCCACCAAGCACTTTCCCCAGAGGAAGGGGGATATGTGGGACCTTAACATGAGAACAGAGGCAATTAAGCATACTGGAGATGTTATCAAATTAGGTTTATCAGCAaattaaataacaataatatgCTAATGCAGAACCAACATGTACTAGGAGGTAATTCAACTCTTTTGGAAATTGATTCTCTTCTAAAGGCCTTTTAACCATTTGACTACAAGCTCGGCAGTAAATCTGAAATAAGAGAACAGATTCTGAGACTGAGATTTTAGTTATTACCAAATTTATACATATTCAGAGTTATGACGTCATTCTTTTTTCCTTGGGAGCAAGTGAATCGTAATATCTTACCCCATATAGAAAAATGCAAAGGGCATTCTCACTTTCACCGGACCCTCCTTCCATGCTTGAATCTGTTTCTGAGATGAGCTCAGTAGAACCAGGTACACCTCCATTCATCTGGATAATATCTTCAACCAAAACTTCATTTCTCTCATCAAATGGTGCTTGGGTGGATGAACTTTTCCTTGTTTCATCTTGTGATCCTGGATTTATCTTGCGTGTTTCATATCTTGGGTAACGGCCTTCTCAACATGACATTAAAACCATGGCAGACAACATCCAATTAGCATTCCGAAATTATTTATCAGCAACTTATTTTGTTAGGACATAGGAGATGAGGGAGGACTAGAAAAAGACCTGCAAGAATTGCATCTACTGTTGCTTCTAAATCAGGGTGAACTCTCAGTTCTGCCTTGGAGATTATCTCAACCCCACAGCTAAAAGCTGATGGACCCTTCCTCTCCAGCACACTTTTCTGAACGCCTCTCCTGCTTGCCTCTTCATCGCCAAGTGTTACACTCTGATAAAGAAATAAATGAATGCAACTATTTTACAAACCTGAAAAGAGCAGCTTCTAAATCGTCCAATAGTGCATGAGAGAGTAGAGAATCACGCCATCTCGTTAATGGTATGATGGCATCATTTGGAATAATAGAGTTAGACCTGGTGTCATCTTTTGAAACCAACTTTTCCACTAGATTCCAAAGTTCTATTGCTTTAGTATGTGAtactgaaataaactattaacaCTACACCTTCCCCATCAATAAAAGATACAGACAATCACCATAGCAAGGTAGATGCCCTTAAGCATTATTGTTTTTTATCTTCAGTTTCTCGCTTATTCTTGTTTCTTCATCCTCAGGCACCACTCACGATGCAATTGCATAGAAAATGTAGAGAATACATTGGttcactttttttctttcttggatAACGAAATACATTGGTGCAGTTTATTGCAGTGATttaagttttcttttgttttactcACCCTCCGTGCACCGCTCATGTTGCAGTTGCATAGACAATGTAGAGAATGCATTGGTTCACCTTATTGCAGTGATATTATTTTTGCACACTACTCATGAGATATAGAAAGGGGAAAAAGTAACATCTGATACGACTATGAACAGTTGGATGCCCCTAGACATCTGACTAGCTTCTTTGGAAATAGACGTTCTATTATCTACTACTGTGAAGTAACAAGAGAAGTTTCATTGAGAAATTGACATGGTTATCCATGCATAATATAACAGCATTTTTTCATCATTTACTAAGCATCAGCCCCAATGTTAAAATGTACAACTGACTATGGAAAAGGTTTATCTGTTAAACAATAACTACCTGTACTCCTCCAACCAGCATCTCCAAAGCAGGATTCATCACTAAATTATCTATTGTTACACCATGAGCAGTTGCAACTAACTGAATTCCTCGTTGTGCAATGGTGCTGGCAGCCATTGCCTCAAGTTTAGTACCAATCTCATCGATTACAATCACTTGTGGCATATGATTTTCCACTGCTTCTATCAGCACctacaaaaatatataaataacaatCCTCATTGATCGATGATCACTTGGCTCACATTTGGAGCCACTCATTTAACGGAAGGCCAGATCCACCCAAAGCACACACCAGGTGTATCCTCAGGAAAGTGGTTCATCTAGGAAATGTTGTTCTAATTTTGCTTCCATCAATGTGGTAAGATGGAATTCCTCATCCAACAATAAATTACAGCGGTCGCGGCAACACagcttttcaaaaaataattttttttcatctTGCTAACTGAGTGAAAGATCAAGCTCCTACCTCGTGTTGCACGTCAGAGTGTGGAACTTGCATCCGGCGAGCATTACCTATTCCTGCATGAGGTATATCACCATCCCCACCAATTTCATTAGAGGTGTCAACAATCATTACGCGCTTCCCATAATCATTTGCAAGCATCCTGGCTATGTCCCTAGGAGATAAAAAAGGAATCCTTATATACTCGTCTGCAGAATCTCATGGAAATAGTTTGATAGTGACAGTAGGTGCAACATGCACAATTGCAGTACATGTTATAACTGCAGGATTTTGTACATGTATCTGAGTCCAAAGAGAAATGAGAGGAGAAAGCATGCAAGACGGCACGGGTGTGAGGATACAATGATAATAACATTCAGACAGCTGAATCCTTGACAGAATGTTTGACAGCCTTCCATCACATTTTTGAGAAAGAAATGTGGGACGATGAGGAAGAAATACAAGAAAAAACACAATTCAAAAGCAACATTCATAATACACAACTAAGCATTCCCTGAATAAGAGATGTTCACAAATGCACTCATTTGAAGAAAATGCAAACAGATGGATAAGATATGCATAATAACTGGTAATGGCTCTTTATGCAAGACCCCCAACTAAGAGCGGATTTCATAAATTTTCTCAGAACTTCATCTCCACATCATTCCATTGAACTACAGTATAAACAAAGAGAATGTGTCTAGACGAGTTTCAGACATAAAACTCTAGCCGGATATGCCCACAAAGACTTCAGGAAAAAAATGCAGAAAAAAGAAGAGTTGAAGAAGTAAAAAGAATCACACTGTGAGGAAACTAGAAGATATGTAATACTATTATCAGCTGCTTTTTAAGGACCACCATGCAGTATTCACAAAGTGCAAAAAAAGTGTTTTGTTCCACCAACAAGAAAATTTCACACACAGGATTGGCAAAGACCTGATATAAAATCAACAATCAAGCTATTCACTGGTTTCAAGCTACACATGCACACAATGGGAAAGCACTGCCTGTTTCCAACCTTGAATGAGATAGGAAGCAGCTGTGTGGCATCACTCGCAAAAAGATGTAAGCAAGTTTGATTTGGAATTGGACATATTCGAAGAATGATTTCTGTTTGCCTTTGTTATTAGGTATCACTTCCTCCTATTCTCAAAATTGAGGCAAAATGTGAAGCAATACGAAATTACTTTCTTTCCAATGTCACGATCAGATATGTTATGGAAATGATTAACATTAAGGAGGAGGAGAATCAAGGTTAAACAGCAGGAATGTTTCTCTGGTTCATGTCATTGCGCATAAAAAATCAAATGGCATAAGATGAGCGCAAATACGAAGTTCAACCTGATAATAGTTGTTTTTCCAACTCCAGGTGGACCAATGAGCAGCAGAGAAGCACCATCTTTAACTAGATCTCGCAACGAGTTGGCACTTCCAGATAATGCACGGCCAACTCGACAAGTTAAACCAATAATTGCACCTTTCCGGTTTCTAATAGCACTAATTCGGTGTAAAGTTCTGCTAATGCCAGCTCTATTATCAACTGCAAAGTCACCAACCTGTAATATGAGAAACCATCAAATACAGTACAAACCAATTGTTACTTGTACTACCTTTCGCCTTGGAACTAGATGAATTGTTATCAACAACTATGCTAAGTACATTTCGTTGAAAGAAAAGGGTCATAGTTACTACTGAGTCTGCAACTAAATTACTAAAATAGCTGCTTCAATTAGGGTATAAAAGAATGTCTGAGTCTTTGAGCATATAATTAAGATACCAAACTTAAAAAAGTAACTTATTAAAACAATCAGGCaaaatatcaatgtttccactcAAACGAAGGTTCAATATATGGAGAGGCAAATCCAGGATTTGGACATTGCGGGTGCCACAATACTTTGAACATAGACGTGTTACTATTTATACGGTCCAAATAAAGTAATATTAGTCGATTTGATCAACTTTGGGTTTTTTCGACCCTCATTGTTTTTGTCCTACGATTTATACGGACAAatcaattaaaggaaaaaatataataattatgaaaacttggaagaaggaaactaaatttttttaactttatattatatatattcccGGATTAATCAACTGGATTCAATTAGCCTCACGACATAATTACAGTGAGGCTTGAGCTAGTGGCAAACGCTAGTTTGATAGTTAAATAGTAGTAAATAGCCCTAATCccatatgtattaggagtaggacatgtattatatatatagggctcattgtatcattgtcaATATATTAATCAagaatattttctcccgtgctttctcacatggtatcagagctttggTGAGAATAGAtcgttgtgcgtcattccagcaacacccgggaagaaagaacttagtcaCCGTGAGATTTTCCGGTGACCTAAGTTACTATTTGCATCAAAGTCACTAATTatcagtgttgtgcaaaatccaacaccaCCAAAAGGTCCCCAAGAGATAGGCGACCAAACCCCAGAAAAAAACCACCTGAAAACACTCACCCACGCGCCCTCACACGCCTGCAGGAGTTCTACCGCTGGCGGCGCGTCTGtcccacgcgccggcgcgtgaggGCTGTTCCGGCCAGAAtttcaaaaagtttcttttgggCAGTGTAATCGTCTTGCttttccgagcctacccatcaaGTTTACATCAGATTCCGACGACTTTTTTATTTTCCGGCGAGCTACAATGTTTCCGGTGAACAGTAACAGTGAAACAGTGATTTCCAAACAATTTTCTGACCTTTTTCGGCGTGAACATTATAATGTCATTCTCATTAGAAGCCTTAGACTCACAATTCACTGGATCGAATGCATTAAATCCAATCCAAATGGTTTCTTTACcggattatattgagttccttcagtacaaaGCACGTAAACAGACATCTTCAAGATTAGCCTCCGTTGTTCCAACAAATAGTAGCATGACTTGTGTCTCCCAATCTTCACCTTCTgggtcttgggtcattgattcaggtgcatatgatcatatttctggtaacaaatctttTTTCACTAGTATTTCATATTTTCAATCTCTTCAAACAGccacaatggccaatgggtctcaagCCATGACAACTGCAATAGATCAAGCAagtccacttccttccttacctttagactcaattctttatgttcttggtagtccttttaatctcatagtcgTTAggcgcttagccaaatcacttaaatatgttgttttatttcttgatgaccttgCTTTTATACAGGAACGTAGTAcagggcggatcattggtaccggacGTGAATCagatggactttattaccttatccttgcaaaATCACATGGACTCGCATCTTGTCTTCCTCCAATAACTTGTCccgttactgattcaccagatttattacataaacggttaggacatcccagtttgtcaaaacttcataAAATGGTACCTGGCTTATCTCACTTGTCCATTCTAGAGTGTGAGTcgtgtcagctcggtaagcatacccgctcTCATTTCCCGCgacgtcttgataatcgagcagagtcacctcTTACTTTAGtacattcagatgtttggggtcctagtcgggttaGTTCTACCTTAGAATTCCGCTActttgttagtttcattgatgattattctaggtgcacttggatatttttgatgaaaaatcgatctaagttgttttctattttccagaccttccacgctgaaattcaaaatcaatttggggtttctatccgcacatttcgtagtgataatgcccgagagtatttgtcttccccatttcagcagtttatgaactcccatgggattattcatcaaacatcttgtccgtacacatcctaacaaaatggggtagctgaaagaaagaatagacatcttattgaaactgctcgtaccctattcatacaatctcatgttccGCTGCGTTTTTGGGagatgcagttcttacatcttgttatcttattaatcgtatgccatcttcagctatccaaaATCAAGTTACATTCTCTGTCctgtttccccacttacctttgttctctcttccaccccgtgtCTTTGGGAGTACGTGCTTTGTTCATGACCTTACTCTaggaaaagataagttagctcctcgtgctcttaagtgcatATTTCTGGATTACTCGAGAACGCAAAAGGGATATCGATGTTATTCTCCTGACCTTCAGCGATTTCTTATGTctgctgatgttaccttctttgaaacccaatcatacttcacaggtttagttaatcacttagatatttctgaggtgtTACCCGTTccttcttttggagattcagtcccTCTCTCCCATTCATCTTCCTCCATAGCTCCACCGCCTACAATTCCAGttgcagctccaccacctatagctccagtgtCACCACCGAGTCCAGTGCCACCACCTAGTCCAGTTCCACCAACTATAGCTCCAGTGCCACCACCTAGTCCAGTTCAACCAACTATAGCTCCAGTGCCACCACCtagtccagttcaaccttctacAGCTCCACCACTCCTAACGTATCATCGTCGTCCGCCCCCAGCATCAGGCCTAGCTGATTcacgtcctgcacctgaccctgctaatactgcggacttgtctcctcttaatCAACCGATTGCACTACGAAAAGGTATAcggtccacacttaatcctaatcctcattatgtcggtttaagttaccaGCGTCTCTCATCATCCCATTGTGCATTTGTGTCATCTTTGTCCTCTgattccatccctaagtctacaggtgaagcactGCCTCATCCCGGATGGCGACGGGCTATGATTGACGaaatgtctgctttacatacgagtggtacttcggagcttgttcctcttccttcggGTAAATCGActattggttgtcgttgggtgtatgcagtcaaagttggtccagatggccaggttgatcgacaAAAGGCTcatcttgttgccaaaggatatactcagatatttggactcgattacagtgatactttctctcccgtggctaaaattgcatcagtccgcctttttctatccatggttgttgttcgccattggcctctctatcagttggacattaagaatgtttttcttcacggtgaccttgaggatgacgtttatatggagcaaccacctggttttgttgctcagggggagtctagtggccttgtatgtcggttGCGCCGGTCCCTCTATGGTCTAAATCAGTCTCCTCGAGCCtagtttggtaagttcagcacagttattcaggagtttggcatgactcatagtgaagctgatcactctgtattTTATCGACATTCTGCTTCAaatctctgtatttatctggtcGTTTATGTAGACGATATTGTTATTaccggcaatgatcaggatggtattagtaagttgaagcaacatctctttcagcactttcagactaaggatatgggcagattaaagtattttctaggtattgaagtcgctcagtctagctcaggtattgtgatctcacaacggaagtatgccttagatatTCTTGAGGAGACAGGAATGACAAGTTATAGACCTGTTGACACTatgatggatccgaattctaaacttctaccaggacagggggagcctcttagcggtcctgcaagatataggcagttggttggtaaattaaattacctcacagtgactagacctgacatttcctttcctttgagtattgtgagtcagtttatgaattctccctgtgatagtcattgggatgcagttgtccgcattcttcggtatataaaatcagctccaggTAAAGGTttattgtttgaggatcgaggccatgagcagatcgttggatacttagatgctgattgggcaggatcaccttctaaTAGAcattctacgtctggatattgtgtcttagtaggaggaaatttggtgtttttgaagagcaagaaacagaatgtggttgctcggtctagtgcagaagtagaatatcgagcaatggctatggccacatgtgagctaatttggatcaaacagttgctcaaggagttgaaatttggtaaCATTAGTCAGATGGgacttgtgtgtgataatcaagaTGCTCTTCATATTGCTtcaaatccagtgttccatgagagaactaaacacatcgagattgattgtcactttgttagagaaaagatactcttgagagatattgctacaaaatttgtgaagtcgaatgatcagcttgctgatattttcaccaagtccctcacttGTCCTCGTATatgttatatatgtaacaagctcgatacatatgatttatatgcaccagcttgagggggagtgttagtttgaTAATTAAATAGCAGTAAATAACCCTAATCTcatatgtattaggagtaggacatgtattatatatatagggctcattgtatcattgtcaATATATTAATCAagaatattttctcccgtgctttctcacagaCCCAAAACACGAAGTTTCTTCGCAAAATGTTGATTGACTTTTTTTATCCTTCAAAAGTTTTATATTGGATaaaattatcattattttttaataatttaaaaatgaattaaaattatGGTTATTTATTTGAGGTACATAGAAGGTTCTAATATTTAGGACGTTAATTTCAAATaagattttaccttatataaattatttacttTTAAACTATGTAACATAACTATAATACCTTTCATGttaattttcctaatatttacGTTAATCCTAAGAGAACAGAATGAAAGTGACAACAAAAAATATGAATTACAAATACATAGCCAAATTACAAATAGCAGGCTCTAAAATTTAGGTTTGGGCAAATCTCACGTTGTTTAGGAAACTTATTAATTGATTTTAAACCCTCAAAGTCAACGAAAAAAGAGTCTTAAAAATAGACATTAGgtataatttttaaaaagtcCTAGACATGCAGCAAGCCAAAACATCTGAAAAATGCTACAAGCAAGGTTTGATCTCTCGTCAATTGCCATCAAGGAGAAAACTTTGCGCCTCAACCACTAGCACCTTGCCACTGCTATTTAtccatacatacatacatacacacacacacacacacacatatatatatatatatatatatatatagaatttcTACCGAAGCTTGCGGGTGGCGTACCACCCCCTCGGACCTCAATAGATCCGCCCCTGAGTATATGTGTGTGCACACATGCACCAAAGGTATTTGAACTTTATTGGTCGGTATTTGAACTTTAGTGGTTCAAATTCGGGATTTAATCACAACTCATTTGATTACTGGGTTCGAAATCAGTTATTTGTACTTAGTTAGTGAAGTTTTTACCACATAtacatacttatatatatatatatatatatatacacacg
Above is a window of Nicotiana tabacum cultivar K326 chromosome 8, ASM71507v2, whole genome shotgun sequence DNA encoding:
- the LOC107823234 gene encoding protein SEEDLING PLASTID DEVELOPMENT 1 isoform X2, encoding MLSFALLHSSSSPKPQFHFHSQNQTPKLPFQFLHFSPFTVLPIKLQSKPSFLSLSASLPSSTSLIGDEFEVELGRLLTLLPEEMRRSVSEHPEFCYLIEVVMDLGRKPLARFPSGDFILSDHPITLDDLQHAISKVGDFAVDNRAGISRTLHRISAIRNRKGAIIGLTCRVGRALSGSANSLRDLVKDGASLLLIGPPGVGKTTIIRDIARMLANDYGKRVMIVDTSNEIGGDGDIPHAGIGNARRMQVPHSDVQHEVLIEAVENHMPQVIVIDEIGTKLEAMAASTIAQRGIQLVATAHGVTIDNLVMNPALEMLVGGVQSVTLGDEEASRRGVQKSVLERKGPSAFSCGVEIISKAELRVHPDLEATVDAILAGRYPRYETRKINPGSQDETRKSSSTQAPFDERNEVLVEDIIQMNGGVPGSTELISETDSSMEGGSGESENALCIFLYGISEASVIQGIKQLNIDDAIEFTDNISEADVLLALQSKLKKNSRIQAAAKSHGIPIYMTKTSSSTQLTKAIQALIVDFADGFEFLESEAKTNDSEKIDALEEARIAMERVVIPKGEQVELLPRPSNIILLQKDLIRKYKLKSERIGAGTDVRLRILPFSGASDEDSRDSEGVDDESEVDELLRPNAESNGSAYTLDRLPLLPE
- the LOC107823234 gene encoding protein SEEDLING PLASTID DEVELOPMENT 1 isoform X1, with product MLSFALLHSSSSPKPQFHFHSQNQTPKLPFQFLHFSPFTVLPIKLQSKPSFLSLSASLPSSTSLIGDEFEVELGRLLTLLPEEMRRSVSEHPEFCYLIEVVMDLGRKPLARFPSGDFILSDHPITLDDLQHAISKVGDFAVDNRAGISRTLHRISAIRNRKGAIIGLTCRVGRALSGSANSLRDLVKDGASLLLIGPPGVGKTTIIRDIARMLANDYGKRVMIVDTSNEIGGDGDIPHAGIGNARRMQVPHSDVQHEVLIEAVENHMPQVIVIDEIGTKLEAMAASTIAQRGIQLVATAHGVTIDNLVMNPALEMLVGGVQSVTLGDEEASRRGVQKSVLERKGPSAFSCGVEIISKAELRVHPDLEATVDAILAGRYPRYETRKINPGSQDETRKSSSTQAPFDERNEVLVEDIIQMNGGVPGSTELISETDSSMEGGSGESENALCIFLYGIYCRACSQMVKRPLEENQFPKELNYLLVHISEASVIQGIKQLNIDDAIEFTDNISEADVLLALQSKLKKNSRIQAAAKSHGIPIYMTKTSSSTQLTKAIQALIVDFADGFEFLESEAKTNDSEKIDALEEARIAMERVVIPKGEQVELLPRPSNIILLQKDLIRKYKLKSERIGAGTDVRLRILPFSGASDEDSRDSEGVDDESEVDELLRPNAESNGSAYTLDRLPLLPE